Part of the Desulfovibrio sp. TomC genome is shown below.
TCCGAGCAAAAACGCCGCCAAGGATCTCCGATACCGGAACCCGGGCGGCTTGGCGAGGACTTGGCCGACAGACTGTCGGATATCAAAAAACGGCTGCCCGGCGGCCCAAAAATCATTGTGGCCGTGCTGGTCCTTTTATGGCTGGCGAGCGGCATTTACATCGTGGAGCCGGATGAGGCAGGCGTTGTGCAGCGTTTCGGCGCGTATGCCTATTCCACGGGACCTGGGCCGCATTACCATTTACCGTTTCCGATGGAGACCGTAAAGACCCCGAAGGTTTCCCAGGTGCGCCGGGTGGAGGTGGGCTTCCGCGCCACGACCCGCGACGGCCTGACCTCCCCGTATCGGGCGGTTCCAGAAGAATCGCTCATGCTCACCGGGGATGAAAACATCGTGGATGTGCAGTTTATCGTCCAGTATCAGATCAGCAATCCCGTGGACTTTCTTTTTCGAGTGGCCCACCCGGTTGAGACGGTCAAAAGCGCCGCCGAAGCGGCTATGCGCCAAGTCATCGGCGACGCCAAAATTGACACGGTGCTGACGGCCGGCAAGGTCAAGGTGCAAGACGACACCCGGGCACTGCTCCAGGAAATGCTCGCGCGCTACGGCTGCGGCGTGGATGTCGTGGCTGTGCAGCTTCAGGACGTGCATCCGCCCAAGGAAGTCGTGGATGCCTTCAAGGACGTGGCCAGCGCCAGGGAAGACAAGATTCGTCTCGTCAACGAGGCCGACGCTTACTATAACGACATCATTCCCAAGGCCCGAGGCCGGGCTGCCGCCATTTTAAACGAAGCCGGCGCTTACAAGGAGCAGGTCATTCGCCGGGCCAAGGGCGGAGCGGACCGCTTCACGGCCCTGCGGACCGAATTCGACAAGGCCCCGGCCGTGACCCGGCAGCGCCTTTTCATCGAAGGCATGGAAACCCTGCTGACCAACCCCGAGCTTGAAAAACTCATCATGAGCGATGAAGCGGCACGCCAGGCTGTTCCCTATCTGCCGCTGGAGGCCATGCGCCCGGCCCCGCGTCCCCAGGACGCCCCGGCGGCCAAGCCCAAGGGAGGCGCCCAGTGAAGACTTCCCTCGTTATCGGCGCTGTCCTGGCCTTTCTGGCCGCTGTGACCGCTTCCCAGAGCGTCTACGTGGTGGACCAGACCGAGACGGCCATTGTGCTCCAGCTCGGCAAACCTGTGGCCGGTCCCATCCTGCCGGGGCTGCACGCCAAGATTCCTTTCATTCAAAACGTGGTCTTTTTCGACGCCAGACTGCTCGAGTACGACGCCAAGGCGGCCGAGATCCTGACGCTGGACAAGAAAAATCTGGTCGTGGACAATTACGCCCGCTGGCGCATTACCGATCCGCTGCTTTTCTACCGGACCTTGCGCACGGTTGACCGGGCCAACGCCCGCCTCGACGACATCATTTACGCCGAATTGCGTGTGGCCCTCGGCCAGTACACGCTGCTCGACGTGGTGTCGGAAAAGCGGGAGATCATCATGGGCGAAGTGACGAAAAAATCCTCGCAGATCCTGTCGCCCTATGGGCTTGAGGTGGTTGATGTCCGCATCAAACGCACGGATCTGCCGGCGGAAAACGCCCAGGCCATCTACGGACGGATGAAAGCTGAACGCGAACGGCAAGCCAAACTCTACCGTTCCGAAGGCTCGGAGGAGATGGAAAAGATCAAATCCGGCGCAAACAAAGATCGGGCCATCCTGCTGGCCGAGGCTGAACGGCAGGCTGAAATCCTGCGCGGGCAGGGGGATGCCGAAGCGGCGTCCGTGTGGGCCGAGGCTGTCAGCAAGTCGCCGGAGTTTTTTGGCTTCACCCGAAGCCTTGAAGCCTACCAGAAGTCCTTTGCCCACAATACCCGGCTGTTTCTCACCCCGGAAAGCCCTTTTCTCAAATACATGCGCTGAGTCTGCGCCCGGCCGGGAGTCCTGTCCCGGCTGGGCGGCTTGACAAGGCCCGTGTATTTGACGGAAGCTGCAACGCCTTTCCGGGCCGGGCGGGGCAACCGGCATTGCTGCCGCCCCGCCCGCCAATCCCGCTACCAATCCAACAGGGGGAGACGATGGTTCTGGAGCTGATACGGCCCGGCACGAACATCAATTTTCTGAAGTACCGGAAGCTGGCCTACCTTTTTTCGGCGGCCATCATCCTGGCCGGCTTTGTGTCCCTGGCCGTCAAAGGCGGTCCGCGTTTCGGCGTGGATTTTTCCGGCGGTCTGTCCATCCAGGTGCGCTTTGCCAAGACCATGGACGTGGAGAGCATTGCCAAGGCCGTGGACGAGGTGGGGCTTAAAAACGTCGTGGTCCAGCGCTTCGGCCAGGACGACGCCAACGAGTTTTTGATCCGGGCCTCGGATCACGAGGTCAACCAGGAGACGGTGCGCACCGGCATTGAGACCGCCTTGGCCAAAAATCTTCCCGATTCGGGCTATTCCGTCCAACGCCTGGAGATGGTCGGTCCCAAGGTTGGCGCGGATTTGCGCGGCAAGGCCCTGGAAGCCATCTTCTATTCGGTGCTTTTGATCGCCATCTATATTTCCGGGCGCTTTGAGCAACGCTGGATGGCGGCCGGCCTCATGGCGGCCGGTCTTTCCGCCGGCATCTATCTGCTCAAGCTCACCGGAGCCTCGACGGTGTGGCTCATTGTCGCGGCCATGGCCATCACCATGGCCCTGTGCTTCGTCATGCGCCTCAAATACGCCCTGGGTGCAGTGGTGGCCGATCTGCATGACGTGTTCATCACCATCAGCATCTTTTCCCTGTTGGATAAGGAGTTCGATCTGACCATTGTGGCCGCACTCCTGACCATCCTTGGCTATTCGCTCAACGACACCATTATCGTCTACGACCGGATACGGGAAAAGCTGCGCCATACCGACAAGTCCGCACCCTTTGAGCAGGTCATCAACCAAAGCGTCAACGAGACTCTTTCGCGCACCATCCTGACGGCCGGGACAACGCTTATGACCGTCGCCTGCCTGTACTTCTTTGGCGGTGCGGTTATTCACGATTTCGCCTTGGCCATGCTGATCGGCATCCTGGCCGGCACCTATTCTTCGATTTTTGTGGCCAGCCCGATCCTGCTGGATCTGGGTTCGGGACTCAACAAACCCGAGGCTCCCGCACCGGCGGCCGGACCCCGGGTCAACGCCGCCAGGGCTTAGTCTCCGGCGGGCAGACGATATGCAAGGCAAAGGCCGCTCCGATCCGGAGCGGCCTTTTTTGCGTCCGCAGGCCGGACGCCCTTGTCGCGGAGCTGGCGGGCAGATGCAGCCACAGGCCACGCCTGCCTTGTGATGCGAGGGCCAAACGGTATCGCCGTCTACTGGCCAAGGAGCAGGGACACGGCCGGTAAAGCCGTCGTCGTCTGTACAACGACCGGGTGGGCCAGATAATAGTCCTGAAGCGCCTGAATCCAGAACCAGTCGTCGGTTGGCGGCTGGCCCAGGCCGTCGGTGCTGTCGCCGACGCCGGCCCCAAACAGGGCGGCAATGATGCCGTGGCTCGGCAGGATGCCGATATGTTCACTCCAGACCACCGACTGGCCATTGGCGGACAACCCGGCGTCCGCCGCCCGGTTCTGGGCAAAATAGGCGGCTCGCAGGCTGGAAGGTTCGGTCAGGGTGTCGCCAAAGAAAAAGGTCGCGGTGCTGTCCTCGTAGTGCTGCGAGGTGTTGGCGAGCGTTGCAAAGGCCGCGCCGGTGCGGGCGCTGATCCGGGTGGAGCCGTTTATGTGGCCCACAGGCAGTTGCCACAGGACCATGGGCCTGCCGGCGGCCTCGCCAAGGGTCTGGGCAAACAGCAGATAATTGTTCCAGTGGTCGCTGTTCCAAAACCAGGTGGACTTGGCCGGGTCGGCCGGGGAACTGATGCCGGCGTCCAGGCCGTACTTGTCGATGGACACGAAATCAGCCTGGCTGGAAAGGATGCCGGCCGCCATGGCATAGGCGGCGATTTCCCGGG
Proteins encoded:
- the hflC gene encoding protease modulator HflC; the protein is MKTSLVIGAVLAFLAAVTASQSVYVVDQTETAIVLQLGKPVAGPILPGLHAKIPFIQNVVFFDARLLEYDAKAAEILTLDKKNLVVDNYARWRITDPLLFYRTLRTVDRANARLDDIIYAELRVALGQYTLLDVVSEKREIIMGEVTKKSSQILSPYGLEVVDVRIKRTDLPAENAQAIYGRMKAERERQAKLYRSEGSEEMEKIKSGANKDRAILLAEAERQAEILRGQGDAEAASVWAEAVSKSPEFFGFTRSLEAYQKSFAHNTRLFLTPESPFLKYMR
- the hflK gene encoding FtsH protease activity modulator HflK, with the protein product MNWDWDKLSEQKRRQGSPIPEPGRLGEDLADRLSDIKKRLPGGPKIIVAVLVLLWLASGIYIVEPDEAGVVQRFGAYAYSTGPGPHYHLPFPMETVKTPKVSQVRRVEVGFRATTRDGLTSPYRAVPEESLMLTGDENIVDVQFIVQYQISNPVDFLFRVAHPVETVKSAAEAAMRQVIGDAKIDTVLTAGKVKVQDDTRALLQEMLARYGCGVDVVAVQLQDVHPPKEVVDAFKDVASAREDKIRLVNEADAYYNDIIPKARGRAAAILNEAGAYKEQVIRRAKGGADRFTALRTEFDKAPAVTRQRLFIEGMETLLTNPELEKLIMSDEAARQAVPYLPLEAMRPAPRPQDAPAAKPKGGAQ
- the secF gene encoding protein translocase subunit SecF; its protein translation is MVLELIRPGTNINFLKYRKLAYLFSAAIILAGFVSLAVKGGPRFGVDFSGGLSIQVRFAKTMDVESIAKAVDEVGLKNVVVQRFGQDDANEFLIRASDHEVNQETVRTGIETALAKNLPDSGYSVQRLEMVGPKVGADLRGKALEAIFYSVLLIAIYISGRFEQRWMAAGLMAAGLSAGIYLLKLTGASTVWLIVAAMAITMALCFVMRLKYALGAVVADLHDVFITISIFSLLDKEFDLTIVAALLTILGYSLNDTIIVYDRIREKLRHTDKSAPFEQVINQSVNETLSRTILTAGTTLMTVACLYFFGGAVIHDFALAMLIGILAGTYSSIFVASPILLDLGSGLNKPEAPAPAAGPRVNAARA